CATCCTTATTTCATTGCTCCCAATTGCAACAAAAGCATATCTGTAGCTGTTAACAAACTTTTTATAATCTTTACACTTTCCTATCGCTAAATCAGATCTGTCATCTAAGAAATCAATTTTTGGGAATTTTCCCATTGCAATGGCAGTTTCTTTAGCTACTCCTCCATGACCACCAGCACCCAGTATAAGTAAGTTTCCACTCAAAAAAATCAGCTCCATCTTTACTTCTTTAGTAACTTAGTATTTAATTAGAATAAAACAATGTTCAAACCAACTACTAAACCACTAAAATGTTATCTAATACCGATAGCCACCTCGTAAATAATATTCAATATGAGAAATAGATAAAAATATCAACATATAGTATGTTTCACTGTTAAAAAACCAACTTTAACACTACATATTGTGTTTTGTTATCAATTTCCGATACTCACCTCGTAATATCTATTCAATCTACCAAGCAAATACGAAATAGATATTCTCCTATGAGTCACCCTAAACCGAGTTTCTTCCTATTATATAAACCATTCAATCAATCTATAATTCTCACTAAAAACGTCTCAAACCCTTATCCCGCAAAGTTTCTAGCGTTCAATCTAACCACGATACTCAGTTCCCCTCTAACATTCAATCTTACCAAGAAGGCCGCAAGGTCTATAAAGCAGCTCTAGCCCAGTTCCTATCTTCTCAAGAGACTGAGCCAGACTACCATCTGTTCTCAGAGAAACGGAACTCCACCACCATCATCACCTTCATCCTCGCTTCCATGATTCCCATGCACACTACACTCAACTGTCCTATCCGCATACGTCAGCTCCCCACCAACCGCACAAACATCCCCATCAAGCATTGAGTGAGAAAACTGAGTAAAAGCAGCCGAACTATGCTCAATCTGCTCAATATTCAAAAACTGCCCATACAGCCTTGCCATCTCCACCCGATTAACCTCACACAAATCCTCTTTATACCGGTCAATAAAATGGACATAAACAGGAACAGCAATCGCAGCCAAAATCCCCATAATTACAATAACAGCCAATAACTCCACCAATGTGTAGCCTTTTGAGTCCCACAAATTAAACAACTCCTACACTGAATTTCACTTTTTCCTCTGTAAGCAAATTCTCAGGAGCCCAAACCTCAAAAAAACACCCCAGGTCCATGACTTACTCAATATGAACCCGGGTAAAATGTTTTGTTATTTAACTTTTTCCTTAGCCATAACCTCATCAAGATAAGCAAGCAAGTCAACTCTCAACTCATCATTCTGAAGCGCAAACTCCACAGTGGTCTTCACAAATCCAATCTTCTCCCCAACATCATACCGCTTACCCTCAAAGTCATAAGCAAACACACGCTGAATCTGATTCAACTTCTGAATCGCATCCGTCAACTGAATCTCGCCACCAGCACCAGTCTCCATCTGATCAAGGAACATAAAGATCTCAGGAGTAAGAACATATCTCCCCATAATCGCAAGATTTGAGGGCGCAGTCCCAGGAGCAGGCTTCTCTACAAAATTCTCAACCTGATACCTTCTCCCACTCTGTACCGAAGGTTCAACGATCCCATAACGATGCGTTTCTTCATCCGGCACCGTTTGCACACCAATCACAGAAGAATGCGTCTGCTCATAGTGGTCAATCAACTGACGCAGACAAGGCGTCTCACTCTGAACAATATCATCCCCAAGCAGCACCGCAAAAGGCTCATCCCCAATAAAGTTACGCGCACACCAAACCGCATGCCCCAAACCCTTCGGTTCCTTCTGCCTGATATAATGAATATCCGCAAGATTAGTAGAATACCGAACCCTTTCAAGAATATCTAACTTACCCTTTTCCATCAGATTCTGCTCAAGCTCATGGGCAAAATCAAAATGATCCTCGATCGCACGCTTACCTTTACCAGTAACAATGATAATATCTTCAATACCAGAAGCAATCGCCTCTTCAACTATGTATTGGATAGTCGGCTTATCAACAATCGGCAGCATTTCCTTTGGCATCGCTTTAGTAGCAGGCAAAAATCTAGTACCCAATCCAGCAGCAGGAATAATCGCCTTCCGTACCTTCTTCAATTAAAACTCCCCTTTCTTGAACTTAAAGCTCTCAAAACCGAAGGTTTTGCTAGTAAGTATAGCTTGAAAGTATAATAATCCACCTTTGAAAACCGATAGGTTTTCGCAAAAAAGTCTCTCTTCATCCAAAAAGAAAACCAAGTTTCTACTATTATATATAGTATTTATATTGGATCCCTACTTCGCCACTAAAAACACTCTGTTCTTTTTGCGATTTGCCAGGTTGATCACATACTCCTTCAACTGTCCAGAATTAAAGTGTTCAAACTGTTCAAGAAGATACTCAATCTCCTCCTCCTGTTCCAAAACAGCCTTCCCAATAAAAATCTTAGGGAAAATCGGCTCAGGATGAATCTCCTTCTCATTCAACAGCTCCTCAAACATCTTCTCCCCAGGACGCAGTCCCGAAAAACGAATAGGAATATCATCAGTAGAATAACCCGAAAGAGTAATTAAGTTTCTAGCAAGATCAACAATCTTAACCGGCTCACCCATATCCAATACAAAAATCTCTCCACCACGAGCAAGAGACCCAGCCTGAATCACAAGCCTCGAGGCTTCCGGAATCGTCATAAAATATCGCGTCATATCAGGATGAGTAACGGTAACAGGCCCGCCAGCCTGGATCTGCTTTTTAAAGAGCGGAATAACACTACCCCTGCTTCCAAGCACATTCCCAAATCTAACCGCAACAAATTTGGTCTGACTCACCTGATCTAGTTTTTGTATAATCATCTCCGCAATCCGTTTAGTAGAACCCATAACATTCGTTGGATTTACCGCTTTGTCAGTTGAAACCAGAACGAATGTACCAACACCGAAGGTGTCAGCCGCCTCAGCAACATTCTTCGTACCAAAAACATTATTCTTAACAGCTTCCCTTGGATTATATTCCATAAGTGGAACGTGCTTATGAGCCGCCGCATGATACACAACATGCGGCACATGCTCTTCCATAACCTCGAACATCCGCTCGCGGTCCTGAACATCCCCAATTACAGGCACAATCTCAATCTGCTGTCCGTATTTATTCCTTAGTTCCATATCAATCAAATAAATGCTATTCTCACCATGCCCAACAAGCACAAGTTTGGCTGGTTCAAATGAGCAAATCTGCCGGCAAATCTCCGACCCAATCGATCCACCAGCCCCGGTTACCAGAACAGTTTTACCAGTGACATATTCCGAAATCCCCTCAATATCCAGCTTAATCGGTTCACGTCCTAACAGGTCTTCTACTTCTACATCGCGGAAGCTGTTGACGGCTACTTTGCCTAGCATGACGTCTTCGATCTTCGGCATGATCTGCGGCTTGATTTTTGTCTTAGTACACTCTTCAAATATCATCGTCAGTTCTTCTTTTTTCAATGACGGGATCGCAATGACAATTTTATCGATTTTGTATTTTTCAACGGCTGCTGAGATGTCCTTGCTTGTACCTGCTACCGGGATACCAAGGATATGCAGCTTGTACTTTTTTGGATCGTCATCAATGAAGGCTGCGGGCATCAATCCTAATTCGCGATTGTTCTTTAATTGTCGCGCTACGAGTGTGCCTGCTTGTCCGGCACCGACGATTAGTACCTGTGTCATGTTTTTATCCGGTTTCAGGAACCGGTCTCTGGTAATGCGCCACCAGAAGCGGCTGCCCCCGATCATCAGGATCAGCAGTGTCCATGCGCTGAATAGCACACGACCGTACACATGGTAGTCCATTATGTATTGGTATAAGGTCAGCATCAGGATTGAAAGCGTGACTGACTTTGTGATTCCTATCAATTCACCGACACTGGCGTACTCCCATGCTTTGTTGTAAAGCAAGAATATTGATGCAAATACATGGTGGCAAAGCAAGAGGACGAGTGCGCTCATAAAAACATTTTCAAAAATTAAGGTTTCAATTGATGGATGCAGTGGTATATAACTGATGTATACTGCTGCAAACACAATCAGTGAATCAAGGCCGGCTAGTAATAATAAACGTTTGTGGTAGCTCATCCATATCCCCCTATTTAATTCGATTGCTATTTTTAAATAATAATTTTGACCACAAAATAAATATCTAATGAAAACACACGTGTCTTGACATGGATTTTCATTAGATATATATATAAGGTTTATTAATAATAATAAATGGGCATCTAACCCGCCCTCACATCATACTATCGACAACTCACGTGTCTAAGGATTGCTATCCCAGCATCCCACAGCATAATCGAGTGCCTCCATGGGTAACGGGTAGGAGGCATCGCCGGTCAGGTCTTCCTGACTAATGATGTATTTAGATTCTGGTTGATTAGAAGATTCCAAGGAATTTTTTCTTTTTGACGCGTTGCGGCACTTCTTTGTATACATTCTGATCCCGCACCAGCAACTCGGCATTTTCTTTGAAGAAATAGATCATGTCCACACCATAAAGGGTATCGATTTTGTTAAAAGCGTCCGCCATATGGTAGGTGCGCTTATTTGTGTTGTGCGCATCTGAAGCGATAAAGTGAGTCAGATTGGCTTCAATCAGCTGTTCTGAGAAAGTCTTGATCTTTTTTCCGAATATTCCGCAAACACTTGACGCAGTTACTTGCGAAAGTGCGCCGTTCTTGATCAGTTGATACAAAATCTCCGGACGCTCGATGATTTCCTGGTTTCGTTCCGGATGAACGATGACCGGGATTTTGCCTTCCATCTGCAGATCATACAGAAGCTTATCGGTATACCGCGGCACATGGCCGGCCGGCAGCTCAATGAATATGTATTGTGTGTTGTTCAGCGTACTGACTTCACCAAGAGTGATTCCCTTCAGCAGTTCTCCATGTATCGCTGGTTCCTGGCCAGGAAGTATGGTCACAGGAATATTCTCCGCTTTCAACACTTTATTTAGTTCATCCGTCTTTTGGATGATGTCTTGTTTACTATTTTCATAGCGTCCATTTTTATGGTGAGGGGTCGCAATGATCGTGTCGATTCCTTCATTAACCGCAGCCCGCGCCATTTCGATGCTTTCTGCCATCGTTTGTGCGCCATCGTCTATTCCTGCTAGTATATGACAATGTAAATCTATCATTGCGCACCCTCACTTCCAAAGTTTTACCACATTTATAGTTCTTTTCTAATATTACCATTTATACCCCATATGGGTAAACAGGTGAATTTTGTCGAATCCTTGTCGAATGACTGTTATTTGTTTCCATAGTAATAATAATAGTCTGAGCTTTGCAGTTTTTTATGGTTGAGCACTGTTCCCAGTAGCTTACCTTTTGCTGCTGTCAGCAACTCTTTTGACTTAGCTGCTTCTTCCATCTCTGTCTTACCGGAGTAGACAACTAGCAAGGCGCCGTCACATTTGTTGGCAAGGATCTGTGCATCTGTTACCGCAAGAACTGGTGGCGTATCGAACAGGATCACATCGTATTCCTGTTTGGCATCCTCGAGGAATTGTCCCATTGCATGTGAACCTAATAACTCAGCCGGATTTGGCGGGATCGGTCCACTAGTCAGGATGGACAGATTATTTTGATCTGCTTTATTGACAGCATCAGCCAGTGTCCGCTGTTTTGATAGAATCGAAGTCAGGCCGTATGTGTTGTTCAGATTGAATGTATAGTGCACCGTCGGCTTCCTTAAGTCCGTGTCAACGAGGAGCACCTTTTTTTCCTGCTGCGCGAACACGACAGCAAGGTTTGCGACAGTTGTTGATTTACCTTCTGCTGGTCCTGGTGATGTGACCATCAGCGTCTTGATTTCTTCATCGACAGAAGAGAACTGGATATTCGTCCGGATTGTCCGGTATTGTTCTGAAATCGGTGATTTAGGATCATGCAGTGTGACGAGGCTGCGCTGCGAGTTGCCCAAAGCTTTTGTTTTTTTCTTAAACACCGCTTTCACCTCTTTCAATTTCCCTTTGATCCCGTTTTAATTTCCTTGCTGCCATCTGGTTTTCATCAATGACAGAGATGACGCCAAGAACAGGCATCCCCAATTGTTTTTCAATATCCTGTGCGCTTTTTACCGTATTGTCCATATACTCCAGAAGGAAAGCCAGTCCCACTCCTGCCATCAATCCGACAACCAATGCGATTGCGATGTTAAGCGGCGGTTTCGGCTTGATTGGTGATTGTGTCTGAACATCGGTTGCTTCAGCAAGGACGCTGACATTGTCGACATTCATGATTTCGACAACTTCTTTCTTGAAGACTTTCGCAATCGTGTTGGCAATATCCACTGCCAGCTCTTTGTCGGCATTTTGGACGGAAATATTGACAATTTGTGATTCTGATTCACTTCCGACATTGATGCTGCCTTTCAGCTGCTCAGCAGTCATATTTAAATCCATATCCTTGATGACAATGTCGAGAATTCGATTGCTCTTAATAATTCCGTTGTATGTATTGATCAACTGCAGATTTGTCTGAACAACACTAGGATTATAGACAGCTTGATCGCTCTGCTTTTGGTTGACTAGAATTTGTGTCGAAGCCTGATAGATCGGGGTTAAAAAGAAGTAGCTTACAATCCCGCTAGCCAGCACTGCCGCAAACGTGATTGAAAGGATTAGCCATAGACGTTTTTTTAGTGTATCCAGCAATTCTTTTAAACTTATTGTTTCTTCCAACGTACAATCCTCCGATATTCGAAAAATAAAATCCAAACAGTATTATAGCACAGAAATTGGCGATTTTTGGCGGCCATGTGTCATTTTTTTTACAAACTTTACAATATTCCCTGCTTATTATAATTTAAACCTATTTTATGTAATTTTGTAGGTATTTTTTGTATATACCATAAATTACTAGAAGTTGTATTTTGACAACTGGAGAAAGACAAAATAAAAAATGGCTTCGGATGTTCCGCCGCCATTTTTATTTTGCAAGGACGCCCTGCAAATCTATTTTCAGCTGCTCCATCAGCTCGCTGATTGTCATTTTCTCCATGTTGCCATTTTCATACGTCTTTCTGATCAGATTGAACATCTGCTCTTGTTGAATTGTCTGATTTCCTTGTGATTCGACGTTCATCTTAGTTACCTCCATATTTTCCGCTAATTTCGATTTTATTCTAAATTGGTAGATTTGTAAATATTTTTCCATATAAATATATATTCATTGTTTTTATAGGTTTATTAATGACTTGAATCTTTATTTACCCCTAATCTCAAATTTTAATCCTCCGGTTGGAAATTCTATATATCCTATGACGAAATGATCTCTAGAGTTAAACAATACTGCGCCCAATTAAAGTTCGGGCTGGTCCGGTGGTGCCTTTCGTGTGGTGGCGTTTTTTCGGGTGGTGACAGGCACCACCCGAATTTTGTCGAAAGAAAAAGCTGGATCACCGATTAATTGTGATCCAGCTTTCGTTTGTTTATGTTATTGAATCCACGCGCCGTCACTGCCGAGGCGGTAGCCGCCGATTGTTGTATTGGCTGCCATGGCGCCGCTGGAGTATAGGTAATACCACTTCGTACCGACCTTTACCCAGCCTGTCTGCATGATGCCGCTTGAAGCTAGGTAGTACCATTTCGTGCCGTCTTTCAGCCAGCCTGTTTTCATCTCGCCGCCAGAGGCAAGGTAATACCACTTTGTGCCGACTTTTTCCCACCCTGTCTGCATGACTCCATTACTGTTCATGTAGTACCATTTGTTATTCCACTTCAGCCAGCCAGTATCCACCTCACCAGAGCTGTGGAAGTAATACCAGCTTGTGCCGATTTTCAGCCAGCCTATTGCCATGATGCCGTCTGTTTTCAGGTAATATTTCTTGCCGCCATCTGTAAGCCAGCCCTTGTGCATGGCTCCGCCCTTCGCAAGGAAGTACCATTTGTTGTTGTATTTAAGCCAACCTGTCTGCATGATGCCATCGCTGTTTAGGTAATAGCGTTTGCTCCCGTCATTGATCCAGCCAGTCAGCATTTCGCCTGTGTCACCGTCCAGGTAATACCATTTGTATTTCCAATATACCCAGCCCGTTTTTGCTGCGCTGTTTTCGAAGTAATACCATTCGTTATCGATAAGCTTCCAGCCAGATTGGATTTTTTGGCCTGTGGCAGGGTCGTAATATGAACGTTTGCCATTTTCAATAATCCAGCCTGCCAGTTTTTCGAGTGCACCGTCCTCACCGAAAGTAAACTGGGTGCCATCGATTGTAACCACGCCGGTTTGCATGATGCCTTCCTGGTTGAAGTAGTATTTTTTATCGCCAAGTGTCAGCCAGCCGATATGCATTGAGCCATCCTGGTTCAGGTAATATTTCTTCCCGTCGAGCTCCAGCCAGCCTATTTGCATGATTCCTTCACTGTTAAGATAGTACTTTTTATTGTTCCATAAGAGCCAGCCAGTGAACTGCTGTCCTTCCTCGAAGTAGTACCAGTTATTGTCGATCTGCTTCCAGCCAGCTGCTTTTGCTCTTGTGGCTCCGTCGTAGTAAGTGCGGATGCCGTCTTCGATTACCCAGCCATTGACATTGGCAAGATATGAATTGCGGTCTGCTATTTTTGTGTAGCTTTTGGTTATTTCCGTGCCAGTATAATAGAATGAGAGAATCTCTCGGTATGTCTGTCCATCATATCTCGCCCTGTTCTGGGCACCATACTGACTCATTCCGACCCCGTGGCCAAATCCTGATCCTGTGATGGTATAGACGCCGTCTGCTTCGATGACATTTTTTACATAGCGGCTTCTTAGTTTAGGAATGCCGACAGCATCCTCGCCAAGCAGATAGGCTACTTCCCACGCTGGGATTGTTCCCTTGAAAAGATCAATATTGTATCTTCCGTCTGTATCTTTCGAATTTTTACGGATAAATTTTACATGCAGGTCGCCTTGTGTAAAGCGTTCGCCTGATGTGAAGGTGTGCAGGTTGAATAGTTCTACGCTGACTACCTTAAAGTTATCAGGGCTTTCACCTTGCTGAGCAAGCAGATTTCCCTTCACTCTGCTGGCAAACTGCTCGTCTGCTTCCTTGACAGTTTCCCACCATTCTTCTGGCTGTGGTTCTTCCAATTCACTGCTTGCTATTTGCTGTTTCTGGAGCAGGACTTTCCAGTTCGTCACGTACTCATCCTTTGCCAGCCCGTCGTGTGGGTCTGGCTTTACAGTAAGATACGGATAAGGATCTGATGTAGTCCAATAATTAGAATTCAATTCCGTAAGTCCGCCGTTTGATGAAGAGTAAACTGCATCAATCGGTTTTCCTCCGTGAGTAATATACTCTCCAGCCGTTGCCTCTACGGCGGCGCTGGAATTCACATAATAACCGGCTCTATCGATTTCTTTTGCCCATAGATATCCGCCATATACTTGTTTGGAAGTCGTATCACTTAAGATATTCTCCTTTTTCTCAACTGCATATGTTCTAGCGGCTAGTGCCTGCGCTTTAAGTGCTTCCGGGTGCCAATATGAAAGCATTTCCTCTGGTACAACACCCTTTACATAGTCTTCCATGTATATGGAATTGACCGGCTTTATTTTCCCCGCTTCGCTAGTGAAGTTAAAAATGCCATTATAGGCTTTTTTGTTCAGATAAATAAAACTCCCCGATGTGACCGGCTTAAGGTCTAATGATGTCCCGCATGCCAGCTCCGCGCTTCCCTCATGCACGCAAACCGATCCCCCTGCAGTGGTAGAGAGTGTATAGGATCTTCCTTCGGAAAGAATAATTCTAACTTCAATACCCTCAATCACATATTTTCCTTTAATACTCAAAGGCAATTGATCTTTTTGGCCAATGAAATGCGATAACTTAACCTTAACAATCGGTTCTGTCCCCTCAGCCTTCACACCGGGTGCTGAAAGAGCAAATATCGCAATAAACAACACAACAACCGCAACTAACTTCCTCATCATTTTCCTCCTCTAGTAATCTCTACCTATCATTCTACTATATTATTGTAAATAACTTACAGACTTTTTTGAGGTGCCTGTCACCACCCGAATTTTGTCGAATGGCTTTGTATCAATGCATCTTATGAAAGAATGCGCAATCGGGTGGTGACAGGCACAACCCGGATTTTGTCGAACAAGAAGAAGGACCGACGTAAATTCGCCGGTCCTTCATTTTAAGCTTTATTTTATTGTATCCACGCACCATCACTACCGAGGCGGTAGCCGTCGATTGTTGTGTTGGCTGCCATTACGCCGCTGGAATACATGTAGTACCATTTGGTTCCTACTTTCAACCAGCCGGTCTGCATGATGCCTTCTGTATTCATGTAGTACCATTGGTTGTTCCATTTTAGCCAGCCTGTGTCCATTGCTCCTGAGCTGTGGAAGTAATACCAGCTTGTGCCGATTTTCAGCCAGCCCGTTGCCATTGAGCCGTCTGACTTCATGAAGTACTTGACTCCACCATCAGTCAGCCAGCCTTTGTGCATGGCTCCGCTCTTTTGCATGTAGTACCATTTGTTGCTGTCCTTGATCCAGCCTGTCTGCATGATGCCTTCTGAGTTCATGTAGTACCATTTGCCAGCGTCATAGGCCCAGCCAGTCATCATTTTACCGTTGCTGTCGAGGAAGTACCACTTGTACTTATAGTAAACCCAGCCAGTTTGGGCTGCGCCTTCCTTGAAGTAGTACCATTTGCTGTCGATCAGCTTCCAGCCGGATTGAACCTTGGTACCTATTG
This portion of the Mesobacillus sp. S13 genome encodes:
- a CDS encoding SpoIID/LytB domain-containing protein; translation: MMRKLVAVVVLFIAIFALSAPGVKAEGTEPIVKVKLSHFIGQKDQLPLSIKGKYVIEGIEVRIILSEGRSYTLSTTAGGSVCVHEGSAELACGTSLDLKPVTSGSFIYLNKKAYNGIFNFTSEAGKIKPVNSIYMEDYVKGVVPEEMLSYWHPEALKAQALAARTYAVEKKENILSDTTSKQVYGGYLWAKEIDRAGYYVNSSAAVEATAGEYITHGGKPIDAVYSSSNGGLTELNSNYWTTSDPYPYLTVKPDPHDGLAKDEYVTNWKVLLQKQQIASSELEEPQPEEWWETVKEADEQFASRVKGNLLAQQGESPDNFKVVSVELFNLHTFTSGERFTQGDLHVKFIRKNSKDTDGRYNIDLFKGTIPAWEVAYLLGEDAVGIPKLRSRYVKNVIEADGVYTITGSGFGHGVGMSQYGAQNRARYDGQTYREILSFYYTGTEITKSYTKIADRNSYLANVNGWVIEDGIRTYYDGATRAKAAGWKQIDNNWYYFEEGQQFTGWLLWNNKKYYLNSEGIMQIGWLELDGKKYYLNQDGSMHIGWLTLGDKKYYFNQEGIMQTGVVTIDGTQFTFGEDGALEKLAGWIIENGKRSYYDPATGQKIQSGWKLIDNEWYYFENSAAKTGWVYWKYKWYYLDGDTGEMLTGWINDGSKRYYLNSDGIMQTGWLKYNNKWYFLAKGGAMHKGWLTDGGKKYYLKTDGIMAIGWLKIGTSWYYFHSSGEVDTGWLKWNNKWYYMNSNGVMQTGWEKVGTKWYYLASGGEMKTGWLKDGTKWYYLASSGIMQTGWVKVGTKWYYLYSSGAMAANTTIGGYRLGSDGAWIQ
- a CDS encoding type IV pilin protein; this encodes MWDSKGYTLVELLAVIVIMGILAAIAVPVYVHFIDRYKEDLCEVNRVEMARLYGQFLNIEQIEHSSAAFTQFSHSMLDGDVCAVGGELTYADRTVECSVHGNHGSEDEGDDGGGVPFL
- a CDS encoding polysaccharide biosynthesis protein, yielding MSYHKRLLLLAGLDSLIVFAAVYISYIPLHPSIETLIFENVFMSALVLLLCHHVFASIFLLYNKAWEYASVGELIGITKSVTLSILMLTLYQYIMDYHVYGRVLFSAWTLLILMIGGSRFWWRITRDRFLKPDKNMTQVLIVGAGQAGTLVARQLKNNRELGLMPAAFIDDDPKKYKLHILGIPVAGTSKDISAAVEKYKIDKIVIAIPSLKKEELTMIFEECTKTKIKPQIMPKIEDVMLGKVAVNSFRDVEVEDLLGREPIKLDIEGISEYVTGKTVLVTGAGGSIGSEICRQICSFEPAKLVLVGHGENSIYLIDMELRNKYGQQIEIVPVIGDVQDRERMFEVMEEHVPHVVYHAAAHKHVPLMEYNPREAVKNNVFGTKNVAEAADTFGVGTFVLVSTDKAVNPTNVMGSTKRIAEMIIQKLDQVSQTKFVAVRFGNVLGSRGSVIPLFKKQIQAGGPVTVTHPDMTRYFMTIPEASRLVIQAGSLARGGEIFVLDMGEPVKIVDLARNLITLSGYSTDDIPIRFSGLRPGEKMFEELLNEKEIHPEPIFPKIFIGKAVLEQEEEIEYLLEQFEHFNSGQLKEYVINLANRKKNRVFLVAK
- a CDS encoding tyrosine-protein phosphatase; its protein translation is MIDLHCHILAGIDDGAQTMAESIEMARAAVNEGIDTIIATPHHKNGRYENSKQDIIQKTDELNKVLKAENIPVTILPGQEPAIHGELLKGITLGEVSTLNNTQYIFIELPAGHVPRYTDKLLYDLQMEGKIPVIVHPERNQEIIERPEILYQLIKNGALSQVTASSVCGIFGKKIKTFSEQLIEANLTHFIASDAHNTNKRTYHMADAFNKIDTLYGVDMIYFFKENAELLVRDQNVYKEVPQRVKKKKFLGIF
- the galU gene encoding UTP--glucose-1-phosphate uridylyltransferase GalU, which translates into the protein MKKVRKAIIPAAGLGTRFLPATKAMPKEMLPIVDKPTIQYIVEEAIASGIEDIIIVTGKGKRAIEDHFDFAHELEQNLMEKGKLDILERVRYSTNLADIHYIRQKEPKGLGHAVWCARNFIGDEPFAVLLGDDIVQSETPCLRQLIDHYEQTHSSVIGVQTVPDEETHRYGIVEPSVQSGRRYQVENFVEKPAPGTAPSNLAIMGRYVLTPEIFMFLDQMETGAGGEIQLTDAIQKLNQIQRVFAYDFEGKRYDVGEKIGFVKTTVEFALQNDELRVDLLAYLDEVMAKEKVK
- a CDS encoding YveK family protein → MEETISLKELLDTLKKRLWLILSITFAAVLASGIVSYFFLTPIYQASTQILVNQKQSDQAVYNPSVVQTNLQLINTYNGIIKSNRILDIVIKDMDLNMTAEQLKGSINVGSESESQIVNISVQNADKELAVDIANTIAKVFKKEVVEIMNVDNVSVLAEATDVQTQSPIKPKPPLNIAIALVVGLMAGVGLAFLLEYMDNTVKSAQDIEKQLGMPVLGVISVIDENQMAARKLKRDQREIERGESGV
- a CDS encoding CpsD/CapB family tyrosine-protein kinase, which gives rise to MFKKKTKALGNSQRSLVTLHDPKSPISEQYRTIRTNIQFSSVDEEIKTLMVTSPGPAEGKSTTVANLAVVFAQQEKKVLLVDTDLRKPTVHYTFNLNNTYGLTSILSKQRTLADAVNKADQNNLSILTSGPIPPNPAELLGSHAMGQFLEDAKQEYDVILFDTPPVLAVTDAQILANKCDGALLVVYSGKTEMEEAAKSKELLTAAKGKLLGTVLNHKKLQSSDYYYYYGNK